The Polypterus senegalus isolate Bchr_013 chromosome 9, ASM1683550v1, whole genome shotgun sequence genome includes a window with the following:
- the lrrc8aa gene encoding leucine rich repeat containing 8 VRAC subunit Aa codes for MIPITELRYFADTQPAYRILKPWWDVFTDYISIVMLMIAVFGGTLQVTQDKMICLPCKWVVNKSCDDTVRLPADQFPNSTVPTGSPFPEPKGIKYDLDRHQYNYVDAVCYENKLHWFAKYFPYLVLLHTLIFLACSNFWFKFPRTSSKLEHFVSILLKCFDSPWTSRALSETVVEESDPKPAFGKMNGSMDKKASSVSEDVEATVPMLQRTKSRIEQGIVDRSETGVLDKKEGEQAKALFEKVKKFRTHVEEGDIVYRLYIRQTIIKVIKFILIICYTGYYVSNIKFDVDCSVDIENLTGYRMYRCAHPLATLFKILASFYISLVVVYGLICMYTLCWMLRRSLKKYSFESIREESSYSDIPDVKNDFAFMLHMIDQYDPLYSKRFAIFLSEVSENKLRQLNLNNEWTLDKLRQRITKNAQEKLELHLFMLSGIPDTVFDLLELEVLKLELIPDVTIPPTIAQLSNLKELWLYHTPAKIEAPALAFLRENLRSLHIKFTDIKEIPLWIYSLKNLMELHLTGNLSADNNRYIVIDGLRELKRLKVLRLKSNLTKLPQVVTDVGVHLQKLSINNEGTKLMVLNSLKKMVNLTELELIRCDLERIPHSIFSLHNLQEIDLKDNNLKTIEEIISFQHLHRLVCLKLWYNQIAYIPIQIGTLTNLERLYLNRNKIDKIPSQLFFCRKLRYLDLSHNNLTSIPADIGFLQNLQYFAVTANRIEALPPELFQCKKLRTLNLGNNCLQSLPSRFGELTNLTQLELRGNRLECLPVELGECRLLKRSGVIVEEDLFNTLPSEVKEQLWRADKEQA; via the exons ATGATTCCCATTACTGAACTGCGGTACTTTGCTGACACCCAGCCAGCATACCGAATCCTCAAGCCATGGTGGGACGTCTTCACCGACTACATCTCTATCGTCATGCTGATGATCGCAGTCTTTGGCGGAACTCTGCAGGTCACCCAAGACAAGATGATCTGCCTGCCATGCAAGTGGGTCGTGAACAAGTCGTGCGACGATACCGTGAGGCTGCCGGCAGATCAGTTCCCCAACTCCACGGTGCCAACTGGCTCTCCATTTCCAGAGCCTAAAGGGATTAAGTACGACCTTGATCGGCATCAGTATAATTATGTAGATGCCGTGTGCTATGAGAACAAGCTGCACTGGTTTGCCAAATACTTCCCTTACTTAGTTTTGTTGCACACACTCATCTTCCTGGCATGCAGCAACTTCTGGTTCAAGTTCCCCAGGACTAGCTCCAAGCTTGAGCACTTTGTGTCCATCCTCCTGAAGTGCTTTGACTCTCCCTGGACCTCGCGTGCTTTGTCGGAGACCGTAGTGGAGGAGAGTGACCCAAAGCCGGCCTTTGGGAAGATGAATGGCTCGATGGACAAAAAGGCCTCTTCTGTCAGTGAGGACGTGGAAGCCACTGTCCCTATGCTCCAGAGGACTAAGTCTCGGATTGAGCAAGGCATTGTGGACCGTTCGGAGACTGGCGTCTTAGACAAAAAGGAAGGGGAGCAGGCCAAAGCCCTTTTTGAGAAAGTCAAGAAGTTCCGCACTCACGTGGAAGAGGGTGACATTGTCTATCGACTGTACATCAGGCAGACCATCATTAAAGTGATCAAGTTCATATTGATCATTTGCTACACGGGCTACTATGTCAGCAACATCAAGTTTGATGTAGACTGCAGTGTTGACATTGAGAACCTCACGGGTTACCGCATGTACCGCTGTGCCCACCCATTGGCTACCCTCTTCAAAATCTTGGCCTCCTTCTATATTAGCCTGGTTGTGGTCTATGGCTTGATCTGCATGTACACCTTGTGCTGGATGCTCCGTCGCTCACTCAAGAAATACTCTTTTGAGTCCATCCGAGAAGAGAGCAGCTACAGTGACATCCCTGACGTGAAGAACGACTTTGCGTTCATGCTGCATATGATAGACCAGTATGACCCTCTCTACTCCAAACGCTTTGCCATTTTCCTCTCGGAGGTCAGCGAGAACAAACTGCGGCAGCTGAATCTCAACAACGAATGGACGCTGGATAAGCTACGACAGAGGATTACTAAGAATGCCCAAGAGAAGCTAGAACTTCACCTCTTCATGCTAAGTGGGATTCCCGACACTGTGTTTGACCTCCTTGAGCTTGAGGTCCTAAAGCTGGAGCTCATTCCAGACGTTACCATCCCACCTACAATTGCCCAACTGTCAAACCTCAAGGAACTTTGGCTTTATCACACTCCGGCCAAAATTGAGGCTCCAGCTCTTGCCTTTCTGAGGGAGAACCTCCGGTCTTTGCATATCAAGTTCACTGACATAAAAGAAATTCCCCTGTGGATTTACAGCTTGAAGAACCTGATGGAGCTCCACCTGACCGGGAACCTGAGCGCTGACAACAACCGCTACATTGTCATCGATGGCTTGCGAGAACTGAAAAGACTGAAGGTCTTAAGGTTGAAGAGCAACTTGACCAAGCTGCCTCAGGTTGTGACCGACGTGGGCGTTCACTTGCAGAAGCTATCCATTAACAACGAGGGCACGAAACTCATGGTCCTCAACAGTCTGAAGAAGATGGTTAACTTGACTGAGCTGGAACTCATTCGTTGCGACCTGGAGCGAATCCCTCACTCAATATTCAGCCTTCACAACCTCCAGGAGATTGACCTGAAAGACAACAATCTGAAGACCATTGAAGAGATCATCAGCTTCCAGCACCTCCACCGACTTGTATGCCTTAAACTCTGGTACAACCAAATTGCCTACATACCCATCCAGATTGGCACACTCACCAACCTGGAGCGGCTTTATCTGAACCGGAACAAGATCGACAAGATTCCTAGCCAGCTCTTCTTCTGTCGCAAGCTGCGCTACCTGGACCTAAGCCACAATAATCTCACCTCGATCCCAGCTGACATTGGGTTCCTGCAGAACCTTCAGTATTTTGCTGTCACGGCGAACCGA ATCGAGGCCCTGCCACCCGAGCTGTTCCAGTGTAAAAAGCTGCGGACCCTCAACCTGGGGAATAACTGCCTTCAGTCTCTTCCGTCTCGTTTCGGGGAGCTCACCAACCTCACGCAGCTCGAGCTGAGGGGGAACCGGCTGGAGTGTCTCCCGGTCGAGCTCGGCGAGTGTCGCTTGCTCAAGCGCAGCGGCGTCATCGTCGAGGAGGACCTGTTCAACACTCTACCCTCAGAGGTCAAGGAGCAACTGTGGCGGGCAGACAAGGAGCAAGCCTGA